A window of Aromatoleum bremense genomic DNA:
TTCTGGGGCGCTTGCGAGTATGTTTAGTATTCATGCAGGCGACCATTATCGTGTGGCAATTGGAGGTATCGGTAGTTGTTCCGTCTCCTTTGTCTGACTGGATAGCCATTGACGTGGGGTTATTGGACGCCACTAAGTCACTATGCCACTCCGTGTGTTGCGGTATTCCTCAGCAATACTGATTTCCAATAGGCTAAGTTTGCAGGGGGACGTGCCATGCAAATAACGCCACCGCCAAAAGAATTGTGTATATGTGCATGTCAAATCTATGCTTTATGAATTGGAGTTTTAATGAACAAGATTAAGTGCGCCCTGATCGGCCCGGGCAACATCGGCACCGATCTTCTGTACAAACTTAAGCGCAGCCCCTTCCTCGAACCGGTGTGGATGATCGGCATCGACCCCGAATCCGAAGGCCTCAAGCGCGCCGCCGACATGGGCCTCAAGACCTGTGCCACCGGCGTCGATGGCTTCCTGCCGCATGTCCTCGCCGATAGCATCCAGATCGCCTTCGATGCGACCAGCGCCTACGTCCATGCCGAGAATAGTCGTAAGCTCAATGAGCTCGGCGTCCTGATGATCGACCTGACGCCGGCGGCCATCGGCCCCTACTGCGTGCCGCCGGTCAACCTCGTCGAGCACGTCGGCAAGCGCGAAATGAACGTCAATATGGTCACCTGCGGCGGACAAGCCACCATCCCGATGGTCGCTGCCGTCTCCCGTGTCCAGCCGGTCGCTTACGGCGAAATCGTCGCCACTGTCTCTTCGAAGAGCGCCGGCCCCGGCACCCGCAAGAATATCGACGAATTCACCCGCACGACCGCCGGTGCCGTCGAAAAGGTCGGCGGCGCCAAAAAAGGCAAGGCCATCATCATCATCAACCCGGCCGAACCACCGCTTGTCATGCGCGACACCGTGCATTGCCTGACCGAAACCGCGCCCGATCAGGAAAAAATAACTGAATCCATCCACGCCATGATCAAGGAAGTCCAGAAATACGTGCCGGGCTATCGCCTGGTCAACGGCCCAGTATTCGACGGCAACCGTGTGTCCGTCTACATGGAAGTCACCGGACTCGGGGATTTCCTCCCGACCTACGCCGGTAACCTCGACATCATGACTGCTGCCGGTGCCCGTACCGCCGAAATGTTCGCCGAAGAAATTATTGCTGGTCGCCTCACCCTCGAACCCAAGGTTGCTACCGGTTCCCCCAAACTGGCCGGTTGCGGTTCCAACTGATACGGAGAAAATAATCATGACCGCCAAAGGCAAGACCGTTACCGTCCACGACATGACCCTACGCGACGGGATGCATCCCAAGCGCCACCTGATGAGCCTCGACCAGATGGTGTCCATCGCCACCGGCCTTGATGCCGCTGGCATTCCGCTGATCGAAGTCACCCACGGCGATGGCCTCGGTGGGTCATCGGTCAACTACGGATTCCCGGCCCATACCGATGAAGAATACCTCGGCACCGTCATCCCCAAGATGAAGAACGCCAAGGTCTCCGCCCTGCTGCTCCCCGGCATCGGCACCGTCGACCACTTGAAGATGGCGCGCGACCTCGGCGTCAACACCATCCGTGTCGCCACCCACTGCACCGAGGCTGACGTCTCAGAGCAGCACATCACCATGGCCCGCAAGCTCGGCATGGACACCGTCGGTTTCCTCATGATGAGCCACATGAACAGCGCCGAAGGCCTGGTCAAGCAGGCCAAATTGATGGAAGGCTACGGCGCCAACTGCATCTACGTCACCGACTCGGCCGGTCACCTGCTGCCGGAAGGCGTCAAGGAACGTCTCGGTGCTGTGCGCGCTGCCCTCAAGCCGGAAACCGAACTCGGCTTCCACGGCCACCACAACCTGGCCATGGGCGTCGCCAACTCCATCGCCGCCATTGAAGTCGGCGCCAACCGCATCGATGCTGCTGCGGCCGGCCTCGGTGCCGGTGCCGGTAATACGCCGATGGAAGTCCTGATCGCCGTGTGCAGCCTGATGGGCATCGAAACCGGTGTCGATGTCGCCAAGATCACCGACGTTGCCGAAGACCTCGTGGTGCCAATGATGGACTTCCCGATCCGCATCGACCGTGATGCGCTGACCCTGGGTTATGCCGGGGTCTATGGCTCCTTCCTGCTCTTTGCCAAGCGGGCATCCGCCAAGTACGGCGTGCCGGCCCGCGACATTCTGGTCGAGCTGGGCCGCCGCGGTATGGTCGGCGGGCAGGAGGACATGATCGAGGATACCGCCATCACCATGGCCAAGGATCGCTCTATTGCCTCCGCATAATGCCACTTGGCGCTGAGCCTTTTATATATTTAACAGGGGGAGAGATGCAAATGAATCAATATACGGAATCTACAACCAGCAGGTTTGCCAAGATCAACGAGAAGGGATTTGAAGACTTCCAGGTTCATTTCAACGAAGCTGGCGACGGCGAGGCCGTCATCATGTTGCACGGTGGTGGGCCCGGGGCAGGTGGATGGAGTAACTATAGCCGCAATCTGGGCCCGCTGGTTCAAGCAGGTTATCGCGTGATTTTGAAGGACTCACCAGGATTTAATAAGTCTGACCCCGTCGTAATGGACGAACAGCGAGGTCTGGTGAACGCACGCGCCGTCAAGGGTTTGATGGATGCCCTAAACATCGAAAAAGCGCACCTGGTGGGCAACTCGATGGGGGGGGCCACCGCACTGAATTTTGCCATCGAATATCCGGAGCGCATCGGTAAGCTCATTCTGATGGGGCCGGGGGGGCTTGGCTCGAGTCTTTTTTCCGCGATGCCCATGGAAGGCATCAAATTGCTTTTCAAGCTGTATGCCGAGCCTACGCTTGAAAATTTGAAGCAAATGCTATCGGTATTTGTTTTTGATCAGACCCAGATCACCGATGAACTGATTGAGGGCCGCTGGCGGGCGATTCAGCATAATCAAGTACACCTTCGAAATTTTCTTGTCAGTACGCAACGCGTGCCATTGAGTGCTTGGGACGTTACATCGAGATTAGGAGAGATCAAGGCAGGAACGCTTGTCATCTGGGGGCGCGACGACCGCTTCGTACCTCTTGACCATGGATTGAAGTTGGCTTGGCACATCCATGATGCGCGCTTGCATGTCTTGCCTCGGTGCGGTCACTGGGCGCAATGGGAACATGCTGAAGAGTTTAATCGCTTGTTGATCGATTTCTTACAACATTGACACCAAAGGGGGCCCGATTGACCACTTTACTACGTAACCACCGGTTACGAACGAGAAGTAAGAATTTCGGATTTTCGAGATCAATAATCAGAAGCAATTAAACAGAACAGGAAGTAAGCCACCGCTTAGAAAAAACGGGGTTGATTTCTTTAATTAACATATAAAAATGGAGGAGGCTGTATGCAATTCAATCTTAAATCTAGTGTAATGGGCGTTGCTCTAGCAGGGGTATCCTATACTGCCTTGGCGACAACAAGCGATGTTTATCGCTTTGTCGGTCATGGTCCAGTTTCTGGGGCATTGGGTGGGGCCGCTACAGCCTTTGACGTCGGTGCGGCCGGCATGATGACAAATCCCGCTACCTTATCCCTTGGCAAGCCTGGGGAGGAAATGCACCTTGGAATGGACGTCATTTTTACAGATATATCAATCAAGAACACCGCGACGGGCGAATCCGCAAAATCCAAAGAGCATTCCAGCAACCGAGGACCCTATGCGGCTCCGCAAATGGCATATGCTTATCGTGCCGAACGATTTGCATTCGGTATTGGAGCCTTTGCACGTGGCGGAGTAGGCACAGAGTACGGAAAGGATAGCTTTCTTTCACGTGCAACAGGTGGATTGGATACGGGTTTGGAAAATTCAAGTCGCTTATTGACACTAAATATACCCATGGCCGCAAGCTTTCAGATGACTGATAGTCTTGCCGTTGGCGCAAGCGTGGATGCAGTGTGGCAGGGACTGAATTTAGATATGCTCCTCGGGGCCGATCAAGTGGGTTCCCTAATTGGCGCCGGGCGTGCGCAGGGAAGTTTGATCCCTGTGCTTGGAGGGTTGCCAGATATGCGTGGTGCGCATTTGAGCTTCACCAAGAATGAGCCAATTGCGAGTGGCACCGACGCCTGGGGCTGGGGAGGGAAAATCGGCCTGACGTACAAGGTCAGCAAGGATACGATCCTAGGTGCTTCGTACGTTCTTGAAACACATCTTGATGACATGACTGGGAGTGCTACCCTTACCGCAATTGACGGCTTGGTAGGCCAAGTCAAGCTAGATGGAAAGATTCGTATTAAAGACTTCCAATCGCCGGCACAATTGAATTTCGGAATAAGCCATCGTTTTGACGATCAGTGGATGGTCGTGGCGGATATCTCCAGGGTATTCTGGAAACATGCAGTAAAAGATATTCATGTCTCCTTTGTTTCAAACGCTGGTCAAAATATCGATATTGATCTGCCTCAAAACTATAAGGACCAGACTGCATTGTCGTTGGGTGTCGCCTACACTTCCGGAAAATGGACATTGCGCGGAGGTGCTCGTGTTACTACACAGGCTTTGAGATCGGACACGGTATTGGCTGTAATCCCTTCCATTCCAAATAGATTCGGGACTCTTGGCTTTGGTTACCAACTTACACCTATGAGTAGTTTTGATTTTGCTTGGACTCATTCATTTAAAAAGACGATGCAAAACTCTTCATTGCCAAACACGTCTGCTCCTATCGAAATAAATCACGCCCAAGATAGTGCCACTTTTGCCTTCACTTATCGTTTTTAGGTTTGATATTAAGTTGAAATTGTCATGGTTGTGCAAATCTTAAAATTACAAGATTCTACCTGTTTTAATATTTTATGGTGAATTAACTAGGAAATTGAAATGACCAACGTAGAAATTGGAAAAGAAATCGTCGCTGCTGGAATTAAGACCAATTATCACGAGCTCGGAACAGGAGATCCTGTTTTTCTTATTCACGGATCGGGTCCAGGTGTCAGCGCTTATGCAAATTGGCGCTTGGTGTTGCCAACACTGGGGCAATTATTTCGCGTCATAGCACCGGATATGGCGGGGTTCGGTTTTACAGAGCGCCCGAAGAATTACATCTACTCAAAGGATAATTGGGTTGGGCACATCATAGGTATGCTTGACGCATTAAAAATCGAGCGTGCAGATTTTATTGGGAATTCTTTCGGTGGTGCCCTTGCAATCGCAACCGCCGTTAAGCACCCCGAACGCGTTGGCCGTTTGGTCTTGATGGGCGCAGCAGGAACACATTTTGAACTTACCCCTGGGCTGGATGCAGTTTGGGGTTATACGCCGTCAATTGAAAAAATGCGCAACCTGCTGGATATATTTGCCTTCGATCGTTCGCTTGTGAATGATGAACTTGCAAAACTGCGTTATGAGGCAAGCATTCGGCCAGGCTTTCAAGAGTCATTCGGCAGTATGTTCCCCGCTCCTCGGCAGCGCTGGGTTGACGCACTGGCGAGCTCGGATGAGCAAATTCGCAACCTCGCGAATGAGGTGCTTTTGATTCACGGCCGTGATGACCAGGTGGTACCACTGTCAAGCAGTCTTCGTCTTTTTCAACTATTGGAGAACGTCCAGTTGCATTCTTTTGCTCGCTGTGGGCACTGGGTGCAAATTGAAGCCGCCAATGACTTTTGTAGATTGGTTGTAGACTTTCTTAGCAAGCCGCATTGATTGAGCGTTCTGCGCATCCGGCGAAATTTCTTCTTCCAGATAATTGGGTAATGCGTCCGAATTGATTGGAAGGAGAAATCGAGTTGATGGTCTCATGAAGGCGTTACCGCTGGTTGTGGAACCAAGTCCTTCTTATACAAGACTCACATAGCCTCATCGTGTATCGCCTGCATGGTCGTGGTCGCGTCCAATGAAAGGGCTGTTTTAGTTGCGAAGGAAAGTCGCCTTCCTTTGCGCTCTTCCGCCCCGCGTCCCGTCTGACTCGGAAGGCTGTGCAGATCTACTGTGGTATCGCTACCGACCGCGCCTATCCACCACGTACCGGCCCGTACAGCCATATCGATCTGACGCACGCCTTGGCTGTTATTGAACGGGTCAAACATACCTGGTTCGGAACGGCTTGGACGCGAGGCTGCGAGCAAATCCCATTGGGTTCCCGTCTAGTATTTCAGTAGCGCCTGACGAGTAATTCATCGCTTCTGGATAGGCGGTCCAACCGACAGTCCTCGTGATTTGACTAGAACTGCAAGTATCCCGAGGCTGCAAGTGGAACCGTACGGTAACATCACGATGGAGGACAAACCATGGAGTTGCGCCACCTTCGCTGCTTCGCTGTCCTGGCGGAGGAACTGCACTTCACCCGTGCTGCTGAAAGGCTGCATATCGAGCAGTCCCCCCTGTCCCGTACCATCAAGGAGCTCGAAGACGAACTTGGCGCACTGCTATTCGATCGTGACCGCCGCGGCACACGGCTGACACAGGCCGGTGCAGTTTATCTCCAGGATGTGCTTCGGTTGTTCTCGACGCTGGAACTTGCCCGTGAAAACGTAAAAGCGGTTTCGTCAGGCTATCAGGGGATTCTTCGCATCGCCGTCCCCTGCGGCTGCATCGATCCGCGGCTATCTGGCTTTCTCGCACGCTGTCGCGAGGAAGATCCGGAAGTCGAGATACGTTTGACAGAAGCGACGCTGGCCGAGCAGGTGCGCGGACTGCGTTCGGGCAGCTTCAATGTGGGGTTTGCACATACCACCGACGTCGGGGATGGAATCGTTGCCGAACCGATCTGGATTGATCCGCTGGTCGTGGCCGTATCGGCACGGCATCCGCTGCTCGTTCACAAGCAGGTGCCCTTGGAGGAGTTGGTGCGTTATCCGCTCGTAATGGCTGATCCCCGGTTGTTCGGGCGGAGCAATTGCGAGCTGGATCGATTGCTGCACACCGCGACGGGCAAACCCGGCGCCGTCGAGCACGTCGCCTCGATGGACATGATGCTGACGCTGGTCGCAGCCGGTTATGGCGTTGGGTTCGCGAACGCTGCACGAATCAGAGTTTGTCATCGCCCCGACGTGGTGACTCGTCCTCTCGCGGCCCAAAATGTCACCCACACCACGTACCTGTTACGACCGGACAGTGGCGCGGACACCCCTTGCGCCATACCTCTGGACCGCTTTATGGCGCGTCTACACGCTCAAATCGACGAGTAACGGGCAAAGCCCGGTGCCGTTCACCGGTTACGTCTTTGGCCCCGAGCGCAGGTTATCCTCCGTCACAGCGATCAGATCAGCGGCACTTCTGTTCAGAGCCCCGGCGATTCTGAGGATCAGCGCCAGCGTGGGCATGTGCTCACCCCGTTCTATCTTTCCCATGTGGGAGCGCTCGATTTCCGCCAACGACGCCAGCTCCTCCTGAGCCATTCCCTGTTCCATCCGTGCCGCACGAACCGCCAGGCCGAAGGCCAGCGCAGGCTCAGGTTCGTAGGTGGTCGATCCGACAGGGCGGCCTCGCTGGACAGTACGCTTTTGCATCGGCAAAAGCGTCGAATATCGCGATACTTTTAACCACGTTAAATTTAACTCTTTGCTATGATGCTTGCTGCCACGGTCTGGCCTCCATCACGAAATGGCATCCATGAGTGCCCCCAGCCAATCGTCGATACTCAAACTCGCCGTTTCGGCTGACGCGCTGTCGCCACAGCTGGCGACCCTACTTGCCCTGCAACGTGCCGAGGAGCCGGAAACCCTCGTCCTGCTGCAGGAGGTCACTGCCGGCGATCTGGTCCGTGGCCTGGAAAACGGCGATTGCGACATGGGCATGGCGGTGAGGGCGACGTCAACGCACCTGGCGTTGGACACTCAGCCACTTTGGGGTGACGAACTGGCTTTGGCGGTTCCGTTACGCTCGCCGCTGCTTGCCCACGTCGAGGTGTCATTGGATGCGCTGCTGCACTATCCACTGGTTCGGTGGTGCCCACGGGCATGTGAAGCGCTGAGCCAGCAGGTTGATGCTGTCATTGGGCCTGAAGACCGTTCTGCCCGGGAGGTCAATTCCTTCGAACTCATGGCTCTGCTGGTGGCGGCAGGCTACGGTGTCGGCATTGCGCCCCGATCGCGCATCGCGCAGGCACGTGGCTGGGGTGTTGCCATGCGCCCCCTGGCCGACGGTCCCTATCTCATCCGAACCCAGTTGCTGCTGCCGTCGCGAGGGTGTGTGCCGGCTGTCGAGAGGTTTGCCGAACGGGCGGCGAAGATCACGGAGACCAGGTCGGCGTGATCAGGCGTCCATCGTACGTTCGCGTGTTTCCAGACGAAAGCGGCACGCGGCATCTTGCTGTGCAAGTTCGCCATCGCGCGTATCGCTAGGCGTACCGGGACAGTTGTGGAGTCCGACTATCGCGTTGCACCACCCTTTCGCTGACAGCGCTGCATACCAGATGAACGACGAGGTGAAGATTCTCCAGCGTCACTGCCTCGATGGGGGACTGCCCTTGGAAGAGATCGCTCGGCCGTGTGAGTGCATGGTAGATGTGCCACGTGTCGATTCCCGGGGGCATCTGCTTGAGGATGGTCTGGATCAGGCGGCGCTTGAGCGGATCGAGCTGCCAATCCGGCACGCGCTGTCCCCGGTTGCCCAGGCTGATCGACAGGAGGTTGCCGGCCTGGATTTCGTAAGTGATCCAGCGACGGGACTTGCCTGCGAGCTTGGCATAGTCGGCGACCGACAGGTTGTGCGGAGCCTCCAGAATGTCGAGCAGGATCATCCGCTCGCGCTGGACGTTGGAGATGGCCGGCTCGATCTTGGGCACGCGCACTGCGGAAAGGCGCTGCACCGGAGCCGTGGCCAGCGCCATGGCCCCCTGGAGCGGTTGCGACACCACCAGCGTGGGAGCAGCCCTGGCCGCCGACAACGGTTGCGCCTCCGCTTCGGTGGCGACCACGGGAAAGCCATCCAGTTTAATGGACAGCAGCGTACTGGCCGCTTCGACCTGCCCCTGCTCGAACAGGTCCAGCCGGTCCGCCCAGTCCTGCATCATGCGTCGGCGCTGCTCCACATACTTGGCGTGGTTGTAGGTTGCGCGAACCTGGTTGGGATCGACGTGGGAAAGCTGTGCATCCACCCATTTCTCGGGATACCCCAGTTCGTTGAGTGCGGTCGAGATGGTTCCGCGGATGCCGTGGCCGGTCAGCCGGCCCTTGTATCCCAAGCGATGCAGTGCCTTGTTGAGGGTGTTCTCGCTGATGCGCTGCTTGAGGCTCTTGTCCCCCGGGAACAGGTACGTCTGGGCTGGCTTGAACTGGTCGAGCATGTGCCGAACGATCTCGATCGCCTGCACGGACAGCGGCACGATGTAGGGTGGGATGTCCTCCGGCCGGACGTTCTCCTTCTGCATCTTCAATTCCAGCTGTTTCACCACCTCCGGCGGGATGATCCACAGGCCATCGTCGAGGTGGAACTGTTCTGGCGTCGCCAGCCGCAGTTCCCCGGTCCGCACGCCGGTCAGCAACAGCAGGCGGAGGCCAAGCTGCGTTTTCAGCTTGCCGGGGTACTTGCGCAGCAACTGCAAGAACTCGGGCAATTCGGGCATGCGCAGGAAGGGGTTGTGGCGTACCGGCGGCTGGGGCATGGCGACCACATCCAGGTCGGAGGCCGGGTTCTGTTCCAGGCCCGGCACGATCACGAGGGCATACCGGAAGAGTTGGTTGAACCAGGTGCGCACCTTCTCGGCGATGGATGGCGCGCCGCGCTTCTCGATGCGGCCGACGATTTCAAGTAGGTCGGCGCGGGTGATCTCGTAGATCGAACGCTTGCGCAGGCTCGGCAGGATGTCGTTCTTGAAGATGCGCGGGATCATCGACAGCGTGGTCTGCCGGCCTTTCTTGAGGCGCCCCTGCGCCCGGAAGGCGAGCCACTTGTCGTACACCGCCTCAAAGGTGTTCTGCTCGGCCTGGGTGGCGATGTGCCGATCCTTTTCTCGCTGCCGCTGTGGGTTGATGCCTTTGGCCACCTGCGCCCGCGCGTTGTCGCGGCGCTCGCGCGCTTCGCGCAGGCTGATCTCCGGGTACGTCCCCAGGGACATCCGCTTCTGTTGGCCCAGCCAGGTGTAGCGGAAGTGCCAGGACTTGGTGCCCTTGTCCGAGACCGCCAACGAGAGGCCGTCGAAATCGGGGATCGTGTAGTCCTTTCCGGTGGCCTTTGCCTGCCGGACGAACATGTCGGTGAGTGCCATGCTTGCTCCTGAACAGAGTCAGGAGTCAGATGCTCATCCCGGCACCCGCTCGGCCCAAGGAACAATCCGGACTCGAACACAACCGCTTTGATGGACTGCCGGATGGACTAATTTAGTCCAGCAGTGGGTGGATTTCGGTGGATCTCATTGGAATGTTGTCTAGCGAAAAATTCTTTTCTGACAACCGCTTATGGAACTCAGTGGATTTCCATGGAAGCCTAATTGGAGCGGGCGATGGGAATCGAACCCACGGCTCTAGCTTGGGAAGCTAGGGTATTACCATTATACGACGCCCGCGCTTCAGCCCGATTTGCGCTGAACAGGGCTGCCATTCTAATGGCGGGCGCGGCAGCGCGCAATGCGTGAGTCAGGCGTGCGGCGGGGGCTTCGGGGAAACCGGCGACCGGGCAAGCGCCGGCGGGGGACATGGTAAGATTTCGGTTCATTGCACCCTCGACAGCTTCAGCATGATTGAGCTCATCATCAATGGCAAACCCGAGCGCCTCGACGACGCGCCGACCGTGCTCGCGCTGCTCGAAGCCAGGCAGCTTGCCGGCAAGCGTCTCGCAGTCGAACGCAACGGCGAGATCGTGCCGAAAGGGCAGCATGCGCACACGCTGCTCGCTGACGGCGACCGGCTCGAGATCGTCGTCGCGGTCGGCGGCGGCTGAAGCCTTCGCCGCCCCGGCTGGCGGTCGCTGAGCCGCGCCTTCATCAACCCGATTCCTACAGGCCGAACATGAACGACTCCCTGACGATCGCAGGCAAGTCCTACCGCTCCCGTTTGCTGGTGGGCACCGGAAAATACAAGGATTTCGCCGAGACGCGCGCCGCGATCGATGCGAGCGGCGCCGAGATCGTCACCGTCGCGATCCGCCGCACGAACATCGGCCAGAACGCCGATGAGCCGAACCTGCTCGACGTGCTGCCGCCCGAGCGCTTCACGATCCTGCCGAACACGGCCGGCTGCTACACCGCGGACGACGCGGTGCGCACGCTGCGGCTCGCGCGCGAGCTGCTCGATGGTCACGCGCTGGTCAAGCTCGAAGTGCTCGGCGACCCGGTGAGCCTGTTTCCGAACATGCCTGAGACGCTGAAGGCGGCCGAAACCCTCGTCAAGGACGGTTTCCAGGTGATGGTGTACTGCGCCGACGACCCGATCCAGGCGAAGATGCTCGAGGACATCGGCTGTGTCGCGGTGATGCCGCTGGCGTCCCTGATCGGCTCCGGCATGGGCATCCTGAATCCGTGGAACCTGCGGCTGATCATCGACCAGGCGAACGTGCCGGTCCTCGTCGATGCCGGCGTCGGTACCGCATCCGACGCGGCGATCGCGATGGAGCTCGGCTGCGACGGCGTGCTGATGAATACTGCGATCGCGCACGCGAAGGACCCCGTGCTGATGGCGTCGGCGATGAAGAAGGCGGTCGAGGCCGGGCGCGAGGCGTTTCTTGCCGGACGCATGCCGCGCAAGCATTATTCGGCCGATCCGAGCTCGCCGACGAGCGGTCTGATCGGTTCCTGAACGAACGTCGCGCGCGCCGCCTGCAAGCTGGACCGCGCGCGTCGACCCTTTTCGCCGTGCCGGCACGCGCGCCGGTATGGATTCGCACGACGTTACGATCCCCGACGATGACTTTTCCCTCCCACAACCCGCCGGAAACCGGGCATCCATCCGCAGCTCCGGACGAAGCGCTCCCGGCCGCGGAAGCCCCTGTGCCGGGCGACCCGGAAGCGCGTTTTTCGAGCCGCTCGATCCGCAGCTTCGTGCTGCGCCAGGGACGCATGTCGGTCGCGCAGCAGCGCCACCTCGACGAGACGCTGCCGAAAGTCGGCATTCCCTACCGCGTCGCGCCGCTCGATCTCGACGCGGCGTTCGGACGTGCGGCGCCGAAAATCGTCGAAATCGGTTTCGGCATGGGCGAGACGACCGCGAAAATCGCCGCTGCGCTGCCCGACAAGGATTTCCTCGCGATCGAAGTGCACGGGCCGGG
This region includes:
- a CDS encoding thiazole synthase, whose amino-acid sequence is MNDSLTIAGKSYRSRLLVGTGKYKDFAETRAAIDASGAEIVTVAIRRTNIGQNADEPNLLDVLPPERFTILPNTAGCYTADDAVRTLRLARELLDGHALVKLEVLGDPVSLFPNMPETLKAAETLVKDGFQVMVYCADDPIQAKMLEDIGCVAVMPLASLIGSGMGILNPWNLRLIIDQANVPVLVDAGVGTASDAAIAMELGCDGVLMNTAIAHAKDPVLMASAMKKAVEAGREAFLAGRMPRKHYSADPSSPTSGLIGS